A stretch of DNA from Elusimicrobiota bacterium:
GTCTCAACAAATTCTTTTTGGCCTCCGGATGATTTTTTAAGCCCGCCTGGAAGCTGAACACTATGCGTTGCGTCAAAAATAACCGGATATAACGTTTTTTTCATTATTGCAATAGATCTCATATCAACGACAAGATTATGATATCCGAATGATGTTCCTCTTTCAGTAAGAATTATGTTATGGTTTTTCTGGCTTTCAATTTTCTCAACTACATGAAAAATATCTTCAGGTGCAAGGAACTGCCCCTTTTTCACGTTGACTGGGAGTTTTGTTTTCGCGCATTCGAGTATCAAATCAGTTTGCCGGCATAAAAATGCCGGGATTTGTAAAATATCTGCAACTTTTGACGCGTATTTAACTTCGTTTTCACAGTGAACATCAGTAAGAATTGGAAGCAAATACTCTTTTTTTACTCTTGATAAAATTTCTAGGCCTTTTTTTAATCCCGGGCCGCGAAAAGATTTTAATGATGTTCGATTAGCTTTATCATAGGAAGCTTTAAAAATTAGCGGAATATCAAAATCCTGAGATATTCTTTTTAATTCTTTTGCGGTTTTTAGAATTGATTTTTCATTTTCAATTACACAAGGCCCTGCGACAAGGATAAGTGGCAGGTTGTTCGCTAAATTAATATCAAATGATTTTAAACTGACTGTTTTTTCTTTCATACAATTTTATTTTCTTTCACAAGCCTGTTTTTAAGAGATGCCCCTATAAAATCCTTGAAAAGAGGATGCGGCCTTGCAGGGCGGGACTGAAATTCCGGATGGAACTGTACCGCTAAAAACCATGGATGATTTTTTAATTCAATAATTTCAACCAGCTTTTTCTTTGGGTTAATCCCTGCAACGGTCAGGCCTTCTTTTTCAAACCGCTCGCGGTACTTATTGTTAAATTCGTATCTATGCCGGTGACGCTCGCTTATTTCATCTTTTTTGTACGCTTTATGAGAATGTGTTCCGTCTTTCAATGTACACGGATAAGAGCCAAGGCGCATTGTGCCGCCTTTTCTTTTTACCTTGCGCTGTTCTGCCATAATATCTATTACCGGATGCTTAGTTTTCGGATTAAATTCGGTTG
This window harbors:
- the kdsA gene encoding 3-deoxy-8-phosphooctulonate synthase produces the protein MKEKTVSLKSFDINLANNLPLILVAGPCVIENEKSILKTAKELKRISQDFDIPLIFKASYDKANRTSLKSFRGPGLKKGLEILSRVKKEYLLPILTDVHCENEVKYASKVADILQIPAFLCRQTDLILECAKTKLPVNVKKGQFLAPEDIFHVVEKIESQKNHNIILTERGTSFGYHNLVVDMRSIAIMKKTLYPVIFDATHSVQLPGGLKKSSGGQKEFVETLSRSAVSLGISGIFVEVHENPSKALSDASNSLSFEELKKLIPVLKGIDGLVKSSDKG